In one window of Haloprofundus halophilus DNA:
- the deoC gene encoding deoxyribose-phosphate aldolase, translated as MERSELAARIDHTVLGPETRLDDVERVLDEAAEYGMNVCIPPCYVAEAAEYAPDVTLATVVGFPHGQHSTETKRVEAVDAWEQGADELDMVINVGRLKAGDDDAVEADVAEVVAAVPIPVKVIIETALLTDEEKHRACETAKEADAAFVKTSTGFAEGGATVEDVELMAEYLPVKASGGVGSYDEAMAMFEAGAERIGASSGTAILDGAPE; from the coding sequence ATGGAGCGCAGCGAACTCGCCGCCCGCATCGACCACACCGTTCTCGGCCCGGAGACGAGGCTCGACGACGTCGAGCGCGTTCTCGACGAGGCCGCCGAGTACGGGATGAACGTCTGCATCCCGCCCTGCTACGTCGCCGAGGCCGCCGAGTACGCCCCGGACGTGACGCTGGCGACGGTCGTCGGCTTCCCGCACGGGCAGCACTCGACGGAGACGAAACGCGTCGAGGCCGTCGACGCCTGGGAGCAGGGGGCCGACGAGTTGGACATGGTAATCAACGTCGGCCGCTTGAAAGCGGGCGACGACGACGCCGTCGAAGCCGACGTCGCCGAAGTCGTCGCCGCGGTGCCGATACCGGTGAAGGTCATCATCGAGACGGCGCTTCTGACCGACGAGGAGAAACACCGCGCCTGCGAGACGGCGAAGGAGGCGGACGCCGCGTTCGTGAAGACCTCGACCGGGTTCGCCGAGGGCGGCGCGACGGTCGAGGACGTCGAACTGATGGCCGAGTACCTGCCGGTGAAGGCCAGCGGCGGGGTCGGCAGTTACGACGAGGCGATGGCGATGTTCGAAGCCGGAGCCGAGCGCATCGGTGCATCGAGCGGTACGGCGATTCTCGACGGCGCACCGGAGTGA
- a CDS encoding DUF63 family protein, translating into MQVLPEGFALPPLPYLLALVVGLAAVGYALYRRRPAFTDRHVLALAPWMVTGSALHVAYALGVLPPVTEPLMGTPSVYLSVAVVAGGVWVVADAADVAVPTTLAASGVVAAVPAVGLPVAAALSSGSFQPFWSIVALAVSLALGAAVWFGLKTVRPETAVTRWAGALAVFGHTLDGVSTAVGLDVLSFGERTPLSRLIFEFAAELPTAELIGSGWLFVVVKLLLAGVVVSLMADYVRDEPGEGFLLLTLVAAVGLGPGVHNLVLFAVA; encoded by the coding sequence ATGCAGGTGTTGCCCGAGGGGTTCGCGCTGCCGCCGCTGCCGTACCTCCTCGCGCTCGTCGTCGGTCTCGCCGCTGTCGGCTACGCGCTGTACCGCCGCCGACCCGCGTTCACCGACCGCCACGTGCTCGCGCTCGCTCCGTGGATGGTCACCGGGTCGGCGCTCCACGTCGCCTACGCGCTCGGGGTTCTTCCGCCCGTAACCGAACCGCTGATGGGGACGCCCTCCGTCTACCTCTCGGTCGCCGTCGTCGCCGGCGGCGTCTGGGTCGTCGCCGACGCGGCCGACGTAGCAGTCCCCACGACGCTGGCCGCGTCGGGAGTCGTCGCCGCGGTTCCGGCAGTGGGGCTACCCGTCGCGGCGGCGCTCTCGTCGGGGTCGTTTCAGCCCTTCTGGTCGATTGTCGCGCTCGCGGTCTCGCTCGCCCTCGGTGCAGCCGTGTGGTTCGGACTGAAAACCGTCCGGCCGGAGACGGCCGTCACTCGGTGGGCCGGCGCGCTCGCGGTGTTCGGCCACACGCTCGACGGCGTCTCGACGGCCGTCGGCCTCGACGTGCTCTCGTTCGGCGAGCGGACGCCGCTGTCGCGGCTCATCTTCGAGTTCGCCGCCGAGTTGCCGACCGCCGAGCTCATCGGCTCGGGGTGGCTGTTCGTCGTCGTCAAACTCCTCCTGGCCGGCGTCGTCGTCTCGCTCATGGCCGACTACGTCCGCGACGAACCCGGCGAGGGCTTTCTGCTCCTGACGCTCGTCGCGGCCGTCGGTCTCGGGCCAGGGGTCCACAACCTCGTCCTCTTCGCCGTCGCCTGA
- a CDS encoding carbohydrate kinase family protein, whose translation MPRVICAGHVNWDVTLRVDQLPEPDGEAAIEAQSGAGGGSAANVAGGLAGLGVATDIFGSVGDDGHGAEVEAELADAGVDCETLVRTEGPTAVKYLVVAADGRVMVLGRDGVNEAFSATDLAPERLAAADHLHLTSHDPETAATLVDRAHSVGVPVSFDPGRRVGDRGFEGALDGADIVFLNDREAAAALDADLSPNGRTLVLKHGPRGAEVRTPTETYTHPGFAVDTVDTTGAGDAFAAGFLASRLDGDGYDRALAVANACGALAASSSGARTALDWGTVGRLLDD comes from the coding sequence ATGCCCCGCGTCATCTGCGCCGGTCACGTCAACTGGGACGTGACGCTCCGCGTCGACCAGCTCCCCGAACCGGACGGCGAAGCGGCTATCGAGGCACAGTCCGGCGCGGGCGGCGGCAGCGCCGCGAACGTCGCCGGCGGCCTCGCCGGTCTGGGCGTGGCGACCGACATCTTCGGGAGCGTCGGCGACGACGGCCACGGAGCGGAGGTCGAGGCGGAGCTCGCCGACGCGGGCGTCGACTGCGAGACGCTGGTGCGAACCGAGGGGCCGACCGCGGTGAAGTATCTCGTCGTCGCCGCCGACGGTCGAGTGATGGTGCTCGGCCGCGACGGAGTCAACGAGGCGTTTTCGGCGACTGACCTCGCGCCGGAGCGACTCGCCGCGGCCGACCACCTCCACCTGACGAGCCACGACCCCGAGACGGCCGCGACGCTGGTCGACCGAGCCCACTCGGTCGGCGTGCCGGTCAGTTTCGACCCGGGCCGACGCGTCGGCGACCGCGGCTTCGAGGGCGCGCTCGACGGAGCCGACATCGTGTTCCTCAACGACCGCGAGGCGGCGGCGGCGCTCGACGCCGACCTCTCGCCGAACGGTCGGACGCTCGTGTTGAAACACGGTCCGCGCGGCGCGGAGGTTCGCACCCCGACGGAGACGTACACCCATCCGGGGTTCGCCGTCGACACCGTCGATACGACCGGCGCGGGCGATGCGTTCGCCGCCGGCTTTCTGGCGAGCCGCCTCGACGGCGACGGCTACGACCGAGCGCTCGCCGTCGCCAACGCCTGCGGCGCGCTCGCCGCCTCGTCGTCGGGCGCGCGCACGGCGCTCGACTGGGGGACGGTCGGCCGACTGCTCGACGACTGA
- a CDS encoding DUF7509 family protein, protein MRDRLLDTLPPTKYRRFLVYIMGPYKAHRGENAEMFAFLELLRDDLRDVGFNAFLATDVGIDLDEMDAGTQSLRFARASNAVVFVVPGDGQNLGVGIEVGAVLEDMSDHARERVLFVHEAGVRSAMIRAVADRWDATVRSYDDEADLVDGIRLFARDVMRREGDGGLPFPPEE, encoded by the coding sequence ATGCGCGACCGCCTCCTCGACACCCTCCCGCCGACGAAATATCGACGGTTCCTCGTCTACATCATGGGCCCGTACAAGGCTCACCGCGGGGAGAACGCCGAGATGTTCGCCTTCCTCGAACTGCTGCGCGACGACCTGCGGGACGTCGGATTCAACGCGTTCCTCGCCACCGACGTCGGCATCGACTTGGACGAGATGGACGCCGGGACGCAGTCGCTTCGGTTCGCCCGCGCGAGCAACGCCGTCGTCTTCGTCGTTCCCGGCGACGGGCAGAATCTCGGTGTCGGTATCGAAGTCGGGGCGGTGTTAGAGGACATGTCCGACCACGCGCGCGAGCGGGTGCTGTTCGTCCACGAGGCGGGCGTCAGAAGCGCGATGATTCGCGCCGTCGCCGACCGGTGGGACGCGACGGTCCGGTCGTACGACGACGAGGCGGACCTCGTCGACGGGATTCGACTGTTCGCCCGCGACGTGATGCGCCGGGAGGGCGACGGAGGGCTGCCGTTCCCGCCCGAGGAGTGA
- a CDS encoding winged helix-turn-helix domain-containing protein yields MSKAELPNIPELPEDGVLTLSEYLAMQRAIGEETRYRVLAELLREGELSASELSEKLDSPSNRLHYHLDKLVDVGLVANRKRRERGTDGLYSYYVVTALGEAIMTHGVSELIAEERELLQRYA; encoded by the coding sequence ATGTCCAAAGCCGAACTCCCCAACATCCCCGAACTCCCCGAGGACGGCGTCCTCACGCTGAGCGAGTACCTCGCCATGCAACGCGCCATCGGCGAGGAGACGCGCTACCGCGTGCTCGCCGAACTGCTCCGCGAGGGCGAGCTGAGCGCGAGCGAACTGTCGGAGAAACTCGACAGCCCCTCCAATCGCCTCCACTACCACCTCGACAAACTCGTCGACGTGGGGCTGGTGGCGAACCGGAAGCGCCGCGAGCGCGGAACGGACGGCCTCTACTCGTACTACGTGGTGACGGCGCTCGGCGAGGCCATCATGACCCACGGCGTGAGCGAACTCATCGCCGAGGAACGCGAACTGCTGCAGCGGTACGCCTGA